The Streptomyces sp. NBC_00162 sequence CGGTCCCGGGCTCCGAGTTTGCTGAACAGGCGCGCCACGTGCGACTTGGCCGTGGCCGCCGAGATGAACAGCTCCTCGGCGATCTCCGCGTTCGACCGGCCCCGCCCCACCAGGGTGAGCACCTCGCGTTCGCGCTCGGTGATGCCCTCGACCGGCCGCGGGCCCCCTGCCGCCGGCGCGGGACGGGGGCCCCGGACGATGTCCGCGATCAGGCGGCGCGTCACCCCCGGCGCGATGAGGGCGTCTCCGGCGGCGACCACCCGGATCGCCGCGAGGATGTCCTCCAGGGCCATGTCCTTGACGGCGAATCCGCTCGCACCGGCGCGCAGCGCCCCGTAGACGTGGTCGTCCTCGTCGAAGGTGGTGAGGACCA is a genomic window containing:
- a CDS encoding response regulator codes for the protein MTGAPVAQAIRVLLVDDQPLVRSGLRVLIADTTDLEVVGEAGTGAEAVRLAGELGPDVVVMDIRMPGMDGIEATRLITADSEAVRVLVLTTFDEDDHVYGALRAGASGFAVKDMALEDILAAIRVVAAGDALIAPGVTRRLIADIVRGPRPAPAAGGPRPVEGITEREREVLTLVGRGRSNAEIAEELFISAATAKSHVARLFSKLGARDRVHLVITAYEMGLVTAPR